Below is a window of Sulfitobacter sp. BSw21498 DNA.
CCCCATCGGGACACCCTGAGCATCCTGAAACAGCTGTGGCGTCACCGCCAGTGGTGCGGTTTCACGCCCGTCGAGTGTGGTCAGCTTGCCTGATGCCGCGTCATACCAGACCAAAAACGCCCCGCCCCCAAGGCCCGAGCTTTGCGGTTCAACCAGCCCCAGCATCGCTTGGACGGCGACCAGCGCATCGGCAGCGGTGCCGCCCTTGGCCAGCACATCTGCGCCTGCTTTCACAGCATGGGGATTGGCAGCGGCGACCATCCAGTTTTGCGCGACGACAGGTTTGCCTGCCGTCTTGGCGTCAAATGCGGCAGTGATATGAGGGGATATGTCGGTAAAGGTACCTTGGCTTGCGCCTTCAGGGGCGACACTGTCGGCGGCCTGCTGCGCCACCACCATACTGCCGGCAAAGCCAGCGACGACGATGGCAAAGCAGGTCTGCCCGATATGTTTTCCGATGTTTTTCACAAGCATGGTCCCCTCCCCGTTCCGGTGCTTGGGGCCAACCTACTTGTTTTTATCGCCAGCGCAAATTGAACCGCGCTGGCGCGTCGCTTACAGCATCGACGGGACAACCTGATCCGGTGGACGGTGCCCGTCTTCAAAGGTTTTGATGTTGATAATGACCTTTTCGCCCATCTCGACGCGGCCCTCTAGCGTGGCCGACCCCATATGCGGCAAGAGCACGACATTGGTCAGCTCGCGCAGACGCGGATTGATGGCTGTGCCGTGTTCATAAACGTCCAGCCCAGCCCCTTGCAGCTCACCGGCGCGCAGCATCCGCGTGAGGGCATTTTCGTCGATAACTTCCCCCCGAGAGGTGTTTACGATCACCGCATCCGGCTTCATCAGTTTAAGCCGGCGGGCGTTCATCAGGTGGAAGGTGCTTGGGGTGTGGGGGCAGTTGATGCTCATCACGTCCATCCGCGCAACCATTTGGTCAAGGCTTTCCCAATAGGTCGCGCCTAGGCTCTCTTCGATCTCGGGGCGCAGGCGGCGGCGGTTGTGGTAATGAACCTGCATCCCGAACGCGGCAGCGCGGCGCGCGACAGCTTGACCGATACGCCCCATCCCTAGAATGCCCAAGCGACGGCCGCTGACACGCCCCCCAAGCAACGCGGTCGGGGCCCAGCCCTGCCAGTCGCCTGACTGCATCTGCGCCATCCCTTCGGACATGCGCCGCGTCACGGCAAGAATCAGCGCCATGGTCATGTCTGCGGTGTCTTCGGTGAGCACACCGGGGGTGTTCGAGACCAAGATACCGCGCTGCCGGGCCGTCATCACGTCAATATGATCGACGCCCGCCCCGTAGTTCGCGATCAGTTTCAGCCGGTCCCCCGCCTGCCCGATCAGGGCCGCGTCAATTTCGTCGGTCACGGTGGG
It encodes the following:
- a CDS encoding 2-hydroxyacid dehydrogenase — translated: MSKQPLSVVVTRRLPEVVEKRLTELFNVTLREDDTPMTRSELGEAMKTADILVPTVTDEIDAALIGQAGDRLKLIANYGAGVDHIDVMTARQRGILVSNTPGVLTEDTADMTMALILAVTRRMSEGMAQMQSGDWQGWAPTALLGGRVSGRRLGILGMGRIGQAVARRAAAFGMQVHYHNRRRLRPEIEESLGATYWESLDQMVARMDVMSINCPHTPSTFHLMNARRLKLMKPDAVIVNTSRGEVIDENALTRMLRAGELQGAGLDVYEHGTAINPRLRELTNVVLLPHMGSATLEGRVEMGEKVIINIKTFEDGHRPPDQVVPSML